A single Sulfurimonas aquatica DNA region contains:
- a CDS encoding outer membrane lipoprotein-sorting protein, protein MILKTLLIASLTLSSLLAITAEEIAQKVHDRDDGDNSTSKMKMIMTDKSGNTRVRDLQTFTKDKGEDKLKLMFFLSPADVANTAFLTYDYEDSNADDDQWLYLPELQKVKRIASSDKSSSFMGSDFTYSDMTSRNVQDYTYKIMKEPTIKGHKTWQMLVTPKSEKTIEETGYTKSIVFIRQDNFVIIQALNYIKAGNKLKYMMVKGLEKIDGIWTATQMQMTTKKGKKTLHKTTFEFSDIKYNQNLDESLFTTRSLEKGL, encoded by the coding sequence ATGATTTTAAAAACACTACTCATAGCAAGTTTAACACTGAGTTCGCTTTTAGCAATTACTGCAGAGGAGATAGCGCAAAAAGTTCATGATAGAGATGATGGAGACAACTCAACATCTAAAATGAAAATGATTATGACAGATAAGAGTGGAAACACAAGAGTAAGAGATCTTCAAACATTTACTAAAGATAAGGGGGAAGACAAACTAAAGTTGATGTTCTTCCTCTCCCCTGCTGATGTAGCAAACACAGCTTTTTTAACTTATGACTATGAGGATTCAAATGCTGATGATGACCAGTGGCTCTACCTTCCAGAGCTTCAAAAAGTAAAACGCATCGCTTCAAGTGACAAGAGCTCCTCATTTATGGGAAGTGATTTTACTTACTCAGATATGACCTCAAGAAATGTTCAAGACTATACTTATAAGATTATGAAAGAGCCAACTATCAAAGGGCATAAAACATGGCAAATGCTTGTAACGCCAAAGTCTGAGAAGACTATAGAAGAGACGGGTTATACAAAGTCTATAGTGTTTATAAGACAAGACAACTTTGTAATCATCCAAGCACTTAACTATATAAAAGCTGGGAACAAGCTCAAGTATATGATGGTAAAGGGTTTAGAGAAGATTGATGGCATTTGGACTGCTACACAGATGCAAATGACAACTAAAAAGGGTAAAAAAACTCTTCATAAAACTACATTTGAATTCTCAGACATTAAGTACAATCAGAACTTAGATGAGTCGCTTTTTACTACAAGATCGCTAGAGAAAGGTCTCTAA
- a CDS encoding efflux RND transporter permease subunit yields MIKYIQYFIENTRLNYAVLVFLAYLGIQAYIDIPKEIFPNVELDKISVRGTYAGASASNMEKMAVREIEDGVSNISGIDKTETTIAPGAFTMTLTLNENANKINILNNVKDAIALTKQYLPSDMNEPTATIIDRNRPLVKLSVSSKNLSRGELTEVAKEIKSKISKIKEISDVTIRGDSDQEVSIKINSQAIIAYGINPASVISAISNLSYIFPIGNIEQKGNFAFISTVNGKADVLAWQESILNIESKYIRLGDIAKVEIIYPQTTTLSSFNNNATLTLVISKSEKGNSLELSKELKNYVEKISKNYEDVNFNFYEDSSKPIKNRLDTVISNLMFGLILVFLALFILINLRIAFIVSLGIPFSFIIGLLFIYHMGYSINIVSLLGALIVIGIVVDDAIVVGENIQRHIDEGMEIKEASIVGVKEMMLPVSLATITTAAAFLPMFLMQGEIALFLILVPIVVVMILLGSLIESFFFLPLHARELLKKSNNLVDWKGFQNFYMRVLAFHIHYKKTFLLTFLVIIPIVTVFTAKSMKFQFFPNFDGNNLYVSAKLDINTPIEETFLIAKEIEAELMKHAEEFSLKSTSSTTGYRRSLSGETEFNNNVFYITMELYDKQEENFINAYINPLLNFSFDFDNPEKIREKKTFELSPRAREIVEPFREKYKMLELGVMEDKPGLIRSDIQVNLSGADDELLERSIKKLENEISQIEGISNFSDNIKYGKLEYKIEINNYGESLGLSEASISKVLSDYFLERRQSTTFNVNGIMEIKTQDLAKDETQTFLDFNIAVGDGRYVRLSDVANIKEIRDYEKIDKLNGNIVKTVYANVDKRKITPDEILEILEPTFTEISALGIEVNLLGEKEKNKQLAGDMKKSVILAIFLIFITLLLIFSKIKYVLMVMSVIPLSILGALLGHKLLGMPLTMPSIIGILGLAGVVINDGIIMLDFLHGTHKSEEFFTRAKHRLRPILITSITTFLGLFTLIFYASGQAVILQPIAISIGFGLVWGTLLNLIYLPTLYAMVNGIKNYKPLRVG; encoded by the coding sequence ATGATTAAATATATACAATACTTTATAGAAAACACAAGACTTAACTATGCTGTTCTAGTTTTTTTAGCATACTTAGGCATACAAGCTTACATAGATATTCCCAAAGAGATATTTCCCAATGTTGAACTTGACAAAATAAGTGTTAGAGGTACTTATGCAGGTGCTAGTGCATCAAACATGGAAAAAATGGCTGTTCGAGAGATCGAAGATGGAGTCAGTAATATAAGTGGTATAGATAAAACGGAGACTACTATAGCTCCAGGTGCATTTACTATGACACTTACTCTCAATGAAAATGCAAATAAAATAAATATTTTAAATAATGTCAAAGATGCAATTGCCCTAACAAAACAGTATCTCCCCTCAGATATGAACGAGCCAACGGCCACCATTATAGACAGAAACAGGCCCCTTGTAAAACTCTCAGTTTCATCTAAAAATCTTTCACGTGGAGAACTCACTGAAGTTGCCAAAGAGATAAAATCTAAAATTTCCAAGATAAAAGAGATAAGCGATGTGACAATTAGAGGGGACTCTGACCAAGAAGTTTCCATAAAGATAAACTCCCAAGCCATAATAGCCTATGGGATAAATCCTGCAAGTGTGATAAGCGCTATCTCAAACCTCTCATATATTTTCCCAATAGGAAATATAGAACAAAAGGGCAACTTCGCATTTATCTCCACGGTTAATGGCAAGGCAGATGTTTTAGCATGGCAAGAGAGTATACTAAACATTGAGTCTAAGTACATACGTCTTGGAGACATTGCAAAAGTTGAGATAATATATCCACAAACAACAACGCTCTCCTCTTTTAATAATAACGCGACATTAACGCTAGTCATCTCTAAAAGTGAAAAAGGAAACTCTCTAGAGCTCTCTAAAGAGCTTAAAAATTATGTTGAAAAAATATCTAAAAATTATGAGGATGTGAATTTTAACTTTTACGAAGATAGCTCAAAGCCAATTAAAAATCGTTTAGATACTGTTATATCAAACTTAATGTTTGGGCTTATTCTTGTTTTCTTAGCACTCTTTATATTAATAAATCTTCGTATAGCATTTATCGTTTCGCTGGGTATTCCATTCTCATTTATTATAGGCTTGCTCTTTATCTATCACATGGGCTACTCTATAAACATAGTCTCGCTTTTAGGAGCACTGATCGTCATAGGAATAGTCGTTGATGATGCTATTGTTGTTGGTGAAAATATCCAACGCCATATTGACGAGGGTATGGAGATTAAAGAGGCATCTATAGTTGGTGTTAAGGAGATGATGCTACCCGTATCACTTGCAACTATTACCACCGCAGCTGCATTTTTACCGATGTTTCTAATGCAAGGTGAGATTGCACTCTTTTTGATTTTGGTGCCTATAGTGGTCGTTATGATACTTTTAGGCTCACTTATCGAGAGTTTTTTCTTCTTGCCACTTCATGCAAGAGAACTTTTAAAAAAGAGTAACAACCTTGTTGATTGGAAAGGTTTTCAAAATTTTTATATGAGGGTTTTAGCTTTTCATATACACTATAAAAAAACATTCTTACTTACATTTTTAGTTATTATCCCTATAGTGACAGTTTTTACTGCAAAGTCTATGAAGTTCCAGTTTTTTCCAAATTTTGATGGAAACAATCTTTATGTGAGTGCAAAACTTGATATAAACACTCCTATAGAAGAGACTTTTTTAATAGCAAAAGAGATAGAAGCAGAGCTAATGAAGCATGCTGAAGAGTTCTCTTTAAAGTCGACGTCTTCGACTACTGGTTATAGACGAAGTCTTTCAGGTGAGACAGAGTTTAACAACAATGTTTTTTACATAACTATGGAGCTTTATGATAAGCAAGAAGAGAATTTTATAAATGCATATATTAACCCTCTACTCAATTTTAGTTTCGACTTTGATAACCCTGAAAAAATACGTGAAAAAAAGACGTTTGAGCTCTCTCCTCGAGCTAGAGAAATAGTAGAGCCCTTTAGAGAGAAGTACAAGATGCTCGAGCTTGGCGTTATGGAAGATAAACCAGGGCTTATAAGAAGCGATATACAAGTAAACCTCTCTGGAGCAGATGATGAACTTTTAGAGAGAAGTATAAAAAAACTAGAAAATGAGATATCACAAATTGAGGGAATATCTAACTTTAGTGACAATATTAAGTATGGAAAATTAGAATACAAAATAGAGATAAATAATTATGGTGAGAGTTTAGGGCTTAGTGAAGCTTCCATCTCTAAAGTACTGAGTGATTATTTCTTAGAACGCAGACAATCCACAACTTTTAATGTCAATGGCATCATGGAGATAAAAACGCAAGACTTAGCTAAGGATGAAACGCAGACATTTCTTGATTTTAACATTGCAGTTGGTGATGGTAGATATGTCAGACTGAGTGATGTTGCAAATATAAAAGAGATACGAGACTATGAAAAGATAGATAAACTCAATGGAAATATTGTAAAAACAGTCTATGCAAACGTAGATAAAAGAAAAATAACTCCTGATGAAATTTTAGAAATTTTAGAACCTACGTTTACAGAGATATCAGCTTTAGGCATAGAAGTAAACCTACTTGGCGAAAAAGAGAAAAATAAACAACTAGCAGGCGACATGAAAAAGAGTGTGATTTTGGCAATATTTTTGATATTTATAACGCTACTTTTAATCTTTTCAAAAATTAAATACGTTTTAATGGTTATGAGCGTGATACCACTTTCCATTCTTGGAGCACTTCTTGGGCATAAACTTCTAGGTATGCCACTTACTATGCCTTCTATAATCGGGATATTAGGATTGGCTGGCGTTGTAATAAATGATGGAATAATAATGCTCGATTTTCTTCATGGAACACATAAAAGTGAAGAGTTTTTTACTAGAGCAAAGCATAGACTTCGTCCAATTTTAATCACTTCTATCACAACATTTTTGGGACTGTTTACTCTTATTTTTTATGCTAGTGGACAAGCTGTAATTCTTCAACCAATTGCAATCTCTATAGGCTTTGGTTTGGTATGGGGAACATTATTAAATCTTATCTATTTACCGACTCTCTACGCCATGGTAAATGGGATAAAAAATTACAAGCCTTTAAGAGTAGGTTAA
- a CDS encoding LPP20 family lipoprotein: protein MKIFLKMIFLTSLTTLFIGCGGATGPTPSALPQWYLNPPQSNQSFYYGVGEGSSKDAAKANALAQIGGTIAVNISSELDMKTEVHNDEYSENVKTQTKASVEKIKFTGVNVIENAYIAGKYYSYLNVDRAVLFDAQESAMKVDYANIKSLYKTSKEGNIFELIKNRDKIESKISTLMSKFPILKAINSGFNESVYSSELSKIKEDLRNSPSRAMVYVSHENSKELAEVLKNHISTYGMTLVDTPRSANEQKNLLKVNVSRVAQEKNVKMSDPRLIGASFADVTVTLTTRNSTNNIIAQNRVNIINISKDGYAAAVVKTAKFEREIQKRGILNILLENAAK, encoded by the coding sequence ATGAAAATATTTTTAAAGATGATTTTTTTAACTTCACTTACTACCCTGTTTATAGGGTGTGGTGGAGCTACTGGACCAACACCATCGGCACTTCCACAATGGTATCTAAATCCGCCTCAGTCAAATCAGAGTTTTTACTATGGTGTGGGAGAGGGATCTTCTAAAGATGCTGCAAAAGCCAATGCTTTAGCACAAATAGGTGGAACTATCGCAGTAAACATCTCTTCTGAATTGGACATGAAGACAGAAGTACATAACGATGAGTATAGTGAAAATGTCAAGACTCAGACTAAAGCATCTGTTGAGAAGATAAAGTTCACAGGTGTTAATGTTATTGAAAATGCATATATAGCTGGGAAATACTACAGCTATCTTAATGTAGATAGAGCAGTTCTTTTTGATGCTCAAGAGAGTGCTATGAAAGTTGATTATGCAAATATTAAATCTTTGTATAAAACTTCAAAAGAGGGCAATATATTTGAGTTAATCAAAAATAGAGATAAAATAGAGTCGAAAATATCAACGCTAATGTCAAAGTTTCCGATTTTAAAAGCGATTAATTCAGGATTTAACGAATCTGTTTACTCAAGTGAACTCTCTAAGATAAAAGAAGATTTAAGAAACTCTCCTAGCCGCGCTATGGTCTATGTGAGTCATGAAAATTCAAAAGAGTTAGCTGAAGTTCTTAAAAATCATATCTCTACATATGGAATGACTCTCGTTGATACGCCTCGCAGCGCAAATGAGCAAAAGAATCTTCTTAAAGTAAACGTGAGTAGAGTAGCGCAAGAAAAAAACGTTAAAATGTCCGATCCAAGACTCATAGGCGCTAGTTTTGCCGACGTTACCGTCACGTTAACAACAAGAAATAGTACAAATAACATAATCGCTCAAAATAGAGTAAACATTATCAATATCTCAAAAGATGGATATGCAGCGGCTGTTGTTAAAACAGCAAAGTTTGAAAGAGAGATTCAAAAAAGAGGTATATTAAATATACTCTTAGAAAATGCGGCTAAGTAG
- a CDS encoding rhodanese-like domain-containing protein, with the protein MQKIVLLLILFSISLFAEIKNSYISQEMIDSGIKIVDIRTPGEWKEMGLIEGSIPIMFFNEKGNYDVEGFLHVLNTKIDTSKTFALICHVGSRTAIVADFLSNEMKYNVINLLGGIEYATKELKIKTVPYK; encoded by the coding sequence ATGCAAAAAATTGTTTTACTACTTATACTCTTTAGTATCTCTCTTTTTGCAGAGATAAAAAACAGTTACATATCTCAAGAGATGATTGACTCAGGTATAAAAATTGTTGACATAAGAACACCCGGTGAGTGGAAAGAGATGGGGCTGATTGAGGGTTCTATTCCAATCATGTTTTTTAATGAAAAGGGTAACTATGATGTTGAGGGTTTTTTGCATGTTCTAAATACAAAAATAGATACATCAAAAACATTTGCTCTTATTTGTCATGTTGGGAGTAGAACAGCTATAGTTGCAGACTTTCTCTCTAATGAAATGAAATATAATGTTATTAATCTACTTGGTGGCATTGAGTATGCTACGAAGGAACTGAAGATAAAAACAGTTCCTTACAAATAG
- a CDS encoding DUF1302 family protein: protein MLKKSLLSLFLITLLCSTQIQANESIDDDLSGFSTDEDISSDDISGFEEESELDGFDEESDYTNEEEVQELQEEPSKLSLSGNVAFKSSYGYQRHTVSGIDYSGFNQAQTALYLQADYKLSKKWKLRASGDAFYDLIYDIHSDKNYAKNVLDAYQTQLRIDDIYAQGSITRDIDLKIGRQIVVWGKSDSIRITDVINPLDNRLPGLTDIEDLRLSTTMAKLDYYHEDWNFSTMLIAESRIMLEATPNGEFFPALDIFSSAPNPFIELVQPEHSLDNLQYALGANGVFSGWDLSFYGANVLDQKWHFDKIPSPSTPLSSVKRVVSKINMLGSAINIASGSWLLKSEVAFINGVRYNSTADEKDRADLLVGFDYMGVKDTVLSLEIANRHIFEYETQMGGVPDFVDEDEIQTALRATKSFLNDTLNATALVSMFGSSWQKGGFARVWAEYDLMDGVVANAGIVDYIGGDREIMQANSNNDRLFMDITFSF, encoded by the coding sequence ATGCTAAAAAAATCACTTCTTTCACTTTTTCTCATAACTCTACTTTGCTCTACACAAATACAAGCAAATGAGAGCATAGATGATGACTTGAGTGGTTTTTCTACTGATGAAGATATATCAAGTGATGATATCTCTGGATTTGAAGAGGAGAGTGAACTTGATGGTTTTGATGAAGAGTCTGATTACACAAATGAAGAAGAAGTCCAAGAGCTTCAAGAAGAGCCAAGTAAGCTATCACTTAGTGGTAATGTAGCGTTTAAATCATCCTATGGATACCAAAGACACACCGTTAGTGGTATAGACTATAGTGGATTTAATCAAGCACAAACTGCTCTGTATCTACAAGCAGACTATAAACTATCAAAAAAATGGAAACTTCGTGCGAGTGGCGATGCATTTTATGATCTCATTTATGATATTCATAGTGATAAAAACTATGCTAAAAATGTTCTAGATGCCTACCAAACCCAACTTAGAATCGATGATATATATGCTCAAGGAAGTATCACTAGAGATATAGACTTAAAAATTGGTCGTCAAATAGTTGTATGGGGAAAATCTGATAGTATCCGTATCACTGATGTTATAAACCCTCTTGATAATCGTCTTCCAGGTCTGACTGATATTGAAGACTTACGCCTTAGCACAACTATGGCTAAACTTGATTATTATCACGAAGATTGGAACTTTTCTACTATGCTCATAGCTGAGAGTAGAATTATGCTAGAAGCAACTCCCAATGGTGAGTTTTTTCCAGCATTAGATATATTTAGTAGCGCTCCAAATCCATTTATAGAGTTAGTCCAACCTGAACATTCGCTTGATAATCTTCAGTATGCCCTTGGAGCTAATGGTGTCTTTTCAGGATGGGACCTCTCTTTTTATGGGGCAAATGTTTTAGATCAAAAATGGCATTTTGACAAAATCCCATCACCAAGCACTCCGCTTAGTAGTGTTAAAAGAGTTGTAAGTAAGATAAATATGCTTGGAAGTGCAATAAATATAGCAAGTGGAAGTTGGTTACTTAAATCCGAAGTCGCGTTTATAAATGGTGTGCGATATAACTCAACGGCGGATGAAAAAGATAGAGCTGATCTATTAGTAGGATTTGACTATATGGGAGTTAAAGACACTGTTTTATCTCTTGAGATAGCCAACAGACATATTTTCGAGTATGAGACTCAGATGGGTGGTGTTCCTGACTTTGTAGATGAAGATGAGATACAGACTGCCCTAAGAGCTACAAAAAGCTTTTTAAATGATACGTTAAACGCAACTGCCTTAGTAAGTATGTTTGGCTCATCTTGGCAAAAAGGTGGCTTTGCTAGAGTTTGGGCTGAGTATGATTTAATGGATGGTGTTGTAGCAAATGCGGGTATTGTTGATTATATTGGTGGTGATAGAGAGATAATGCAAGCCAATAGTAATAATGACAGACTCTTTATGGATATTACTTTTAGTTTTTAA
- a CDS encoding DUF4105 domain-containing protein, whose translation MRDSFYKLFILLSLILLTPLYSFESLELQKLAQESYWSKLLHFNEVSSINSRDFFLSTDKEITPYGELTSTLEAFRADPALICKYPARYKWLNSKLKLNIKHSKCEKLDMFLAHKFEKISMVFTSERYNSSASVFGHTFLKLSGRENSFVIDYTAKVPDNVNGLSYAYNGIFGGYKSSYKFSSFMLKEYEYTNEEFRDLITFDLNFSKDEIENIMLHLYEVLETRQDYYFLSRNCSSELIKLLDLGREELSLSKELALVTLPIEVVYILEKNNYINKISITPSKIRLFNSLTSTLSKKETELLKKIVTKEIGVHYLRDTKEISDVQKKKIVSAGISYIEIDSLSDDFDKSLVYPLMKLIKLQEVYGYELALNDEVLSEIPISNKYHQLRLGGVAGDIQDSYVNLDYRYLYRHRFDLLDSVEKHGSVEFLDLSLRVKNKELELNYLTFFNLESLPISTDYFFTPTKTVQIGLKRVFYDENIYSYFNYSLGYRRELAKNLTYHLSAKVGLYYYDKPSAMAQAGAYLEYNNIEDFNLQLAYESSCFYNAVDEYKYMKTERFLIKTNIAILDNYRINLFISHERDIEIYNRFGIKYSLNF comes from the coding sequence ATGAGAGATAGTTTTTATAAACTTTTTATACTACTATCTCTTATCCTCCTCACTCCTCTTTACTCCTTTGAATCATTAGAGTTACAGAAGCTTGCACAGGAGTCTTACTGGAGTAAACTACTCCATTTTAATGAAGTCAGTAGTATTAATAGTAGAGATTTTTTTCTATCAACAGATAAAGAGATAACTCCCTATGGTGAACTCACCTCTACCCTTGAAGCATTTAGAGCAGACCCCGCATTGATATGTAAGTATCCAGCACGTTACAAGTGGTTAAACTCAAAACTCAAATTAAATATTAAGCATAGTAAATGTGAAAAACTAGATATGTTTTTGGCTCATAAGTTTGAGAAAATAAGTATGGTTTTTACATCTGAGAGATATAACTCTTCCGCATCTGTATTTGGACATACATTTTTAAAGCTAAGCGGGAGAGAGAACTCTTTTGTCATTGACTATACTGCTAAGGTACCTGATAATGTTAATGGCCTCTCATATGCATATAACGGCATATTTGGTGGGTACAAAAGTAGCTATAAATTCTCTTCATTTATGTTAAAAGAGTATGAGTATACAAATGAAGAGTTTCGCGATTTAATCACATTTGATTTAAACTTTTCAAAAGATGAGATAGAAAATATTATGCTACATCTCTATGAAGTACTTGAAACTAGACAGGATTACTATTTTTTAAGTAGAAATTGTAGTTCAGAGCTTATCAAACTCTTAGATTTAGGTAGGGAGGAACTCTCTCTCTCAAAAGAGTTGGCTCTAGTAACTTTGCCCATAGAAGTTGTGTATATACTTGAGAAAAATAACTACATAAATAAAATCTCCATTACACCCTCAAAAATCAGACTTTTTAATTCTTTAACATCAACTCTAAGTAAAAAAGAGACAGAGCTTTTAAAAAAGATAGTTACAAAAGAGATAGGAGTGCATTACTTAAGAGATACTAAGGAGATATCAGATGTTCAAAAAAAGAAAATAGTATCTGCGGGAATCTCCTATATAGAGATAGACTCTTTGAGTGATGACTTTGATAAGAGTTTAGTCTATCCTCTGATGAAACTTATAAAACTTCAAGAAGTCTATGGCTACGAACTAGCTTTAAATGATGAAGTACTTAGTGAGATACCTATTTCAAATAAGTATCACCAACTTAGGCTGGGAGGAGTAGCAGGAGATATTCAAGATAGCTATGTAAATTTAGATTATAGATATCTCTATAGGCATAGGTTTGATCTACTTGATAGTGTTGAAAAACATGGAAGTGTAGAGTTTTTAGATTTATCATTGAGAGTTAAAAACAAAGAGTTAGAACTAAATTATCTTACTTTCTTTAACCTAGAGTCATTGCCAATATCCACAGACTACTTTTTTACTCCTACAAAGACAGTACAGATAGGCCTTAAACGAGTGTTTTATGATGAGAATATCTATAGTTATTTTAATTACTCTTTAGGCTATAGAAGAGAGTTGGCAAAAAATTTAACATATCATTTAAGTGCTAAAGTTGGGCTCTATTATTATGATAAACCATCTGCTATGGCTCAGGCTGGTGCATATCTCGAGTACAATAATATAGAAGATTTTAACCTTCAGCTTGCTTATGAAAGTAGCTGTTTTTATAATGCAGTAGATGAATATAAATACATGAAAACAGAGCGATTTTTAATAAAAACAAATATTGCTATTTTGGATAATTATAGGATTAACTTATTTATATCACATGAACGTGATATAGAGATTTACAATAGATTTGGTATTAAATATAGTTTAAATTTTTAA
- a CDS encoding efflux RND transporter permease subunit has product MNWRTKSENRLEKMGEKITQHPKKIILLMILLSMLVISNIPKITIDTSTEGFLHANDPALVKYEKFKEQFGQDEKIMVVVETKNVFDLEVLKKLQSLHNELQNSVPHLNDITSLVNARNTRGQGDRLIVEDLLENFPQNEQELQAIKKIALNNAMYKNLLFNEAHTFTTIILEPSAYEATKGNNELEGFGEDSSNVELEFLTDPSKSEMVRAADKIAKEFKSENFNVFIAGSLAVNDYNKQSVQKDMQKFVKLVLLMMMVFLFVVFRRISAVILPIFIVVISLLTTVGTMALVGTPITIPTQILPSFLLAVGIGAVVHLLAMFFKHLNANGDKNKAISYSLGHSGLAIIMTSLTTAAGLLSFSTASIAPIADLGIFAAAGVMIALVNTIVLLPAILATLPIKPAKAKQIEKSQKMDAILIAIADFSFFHAKKIVISSVVIIVVWVYFASTVEFKHDPLSWQPDDSPVKLSTAKVDHALRGSVTMEVILDTKKENGLYNSDLLKKIDRLVQEAQELKTDKHFVGKGWSVAEVLKEIHRALHANQEEYYAITDNDALIPQEFLLFENSGSDDLEDLVDSSFSKARLTFKLPWMEAGEYAEISDKLTNLLESELGDSVEVTVTGMVPLFQRTLSAAMSSMAVSYVVAFILIAIMMVILLGSVKIGLISMIPNVLPIIMTIGFMSMVNMPLDMFTMLVGAIVIGLSVDDTVHFFHNFAKYHHRGLHVKESVENTMLGTGRALVATSIVLSLGFYVYMFASLNNLINFGILAGGAITIALFSNIILGPALLTLITKDK; this is encoded by the coding sequence ATGAACTGGCGAACAAAGAGCGAAAACAGACTTGAAAAAATGGGTGAGAAAATCACCCAACATCCAAAAAAAATCATCCTTCTTATGATACTGCTAAGTATGTTAGTAATATCAAACATTCCTAAGATTACTATCGATACATCTACTGAAGGCTTTTTACATGCTAATGACCCTGCGTTAGTCAAGTATGAAAAGTTTAAAGAGCAGTTTGGTCAAGATGAAAAGATTATGGTTGTAGTTGAGACTAAAAATGTGTTTGACTTAGAAGTACTCAAAAAACTACAATCTCTGCACAATGAACTTCAAAACAGTGTACCACACCTAAATGACATCACCTCTTTAGTAAACGCAAGAAACACTAGAGGTCAAGGTGATAGACTCATAGTAGAAGACCTTCTAGAGAATTTTCCACAAAATGAGCAAGAGCTCCAAGCCATAAAAAAAATAGCTCTTAATAACGCTATGTATAAGAATCTTCTTTTTAACGAAGCACATACTTTCACTACTATCATTTTAGAACCTAGTGCATATGAAGCTACAAAAGGAAATAATGAGCTTGAAGGCTTTGGTGAAGACTCAAGCAATGTAGAGTTAGAGTTTTTAACTGATCCATCCAAGAGTGAAATGGTAAGAGCTGCGGATAAAATTGCCAAAGAGTTTAAATCTGAGAACTTCAATGTTTTTATAGCAGGTTCACTCGCAGTGAATGACTATAACAAACAATCTGTTCAAAAAGATATGCAAAAGTTTGTAAAACTAGTACTCCTTATGATGATGGTTTTTCTTTTTGTAGTATTTCGTAGAATTAGTGCGGTTATACTTCCTATATTTATAGTTGTTATCTCACTTCTGACAACTGTAGGTACTATGGCACTTGTTGGAACTCCTATCACTATACCAACGCAGATACTTCCATCATTTTTACTTGCAGTTGGTATAGGTGCTGTTGTTCACCTACTTGCAATGTTTTTTAAGCATCTAAATGCAAATGGGGATAAAAACAAAGCAATAAGCTACTCACTTGGTCACTCAGGCCTAGCTATCATAATGACTTCACTTACAACGGCTGCTGGTCTTTTATCATTTTCAACTGCTTCTATAGCACCTATTGCTGACTTGGGTATATTTGCAGCAGCTGGTGTTATGATAGCCCTTGTTAACACTATAGTATTACTACCTGCTATATTAGCTACTCTACCAATCAAACCAGCAAAAGCAAAACAGATAGAGAAGTCTCAAAAGATGGATGCTATTTTAATAGCAATAGCAGATTTTAGTTTTTTTCATGCAAAAAAGATTGTTATAAGTAGTGTCGTTATCATTGTAGTTTGGGTATATTTTGCATCAACAGTTGAGTTCAAACATGACCCACTAAGCTGGCAGCCAGATGACTCACCAGTTAAACTCTCAACGGCAAAAGTTGACCATGCACTTCGTGGTTCTGTAACTATGGAAGTAATCCTAGATACAAAAAAGGAGAATGGACTTTATAACTCTGATCTTTTAAAGAAAATAGATAGACTCGTTCAAGAAGCACAAGAGCTCAAAACTGACAAGCACTTTGTTGGAAAAGGATGGAGTGTTGCAGAAGTTCTTAAAGAGATTCACCGTGCACTTCATGCAAATCAAGAGGAGTACTATGCCATAACAGACAATGATGCTCTTATACCTCAAGAGTTTTTACTTTTTGAAAACAGTGGAAGTGATGACTTAGAAGACTTAGTAGATAGTAGTTTTTCAAAAGCTCGTCTTACATTTAAACTTCCATGGATGGAAGCGGGAGAGTATGCTGAGATAAGTGACAAACTCACAAACCTTCTTGAGTCTGAGTTAGGAGATAGCGTTGAAGTTACTGTTACAGGTATGGTACCACTTTTTCAAAGAACGCTCTCAGCAGCTATGAGTTCTATGGCTGTGAGTTATGTAGTGGCGTTTATACTCATTGCCATTATGATGGTTATACTTCTTGGAAGTGTTAAAATTGGACTAATTAGTATGATTCCAAATGTACTTCCTATCATCATGACTATAGGCTTTATGTCAATGGTAAACATGCCTCTAGATATGTTTACTATGCTTGTTGGTGCCATAGTAATAGGACTAAGTGTTGATGATACTGTTCACTTTTTTCATAACTTCGCAAAATACCATCATCGTGGACTTCATGTAAAAGAGTCAGTTGAAAACACAATGCTAGGAACTGGTCGTGCACTTGTAGCGACTTCTATAGTACTTTCACTAGGATTTTATGTTTATATGTTTGCATCCCTTAACAACCTTATAAACTTCGGTATCTTAGCAGGTGGAGCGATAACTATCGCTCTATTTTCTAACATTATATTAGGGCCTGCCCTACTTACACTTATAACAAAGGATAAATAA